A window of the Cystobacter fuscus genome harbors these coding sequences:
- a CDS encoding YajQ family cyclic di-GMP-binding protein, whose protein sequence is MPSFDVVSKIDLAELDNAVNQAKKEITTRYDFQGAQADIVLAPDKTSLTVKANTEDRVQTAKEVLLAKLAKRGISLLALEYEPIEKTGLSNCKQLIKLQQGIPVEKSKELVKLLKDAKLKVQGSIQADQLRVTGKNKDDLQEAIALFRREADRLKLDMQFTNFRD, encoded by the coding sequence ATGCCATCCTTCGACGTCGTCTCCAAAATCGATCTCGCCGAGCTCGACAACGCGGTCAACCAGGCCAAGAAGGAAATCACCACCCGCTACGACTTCCAGGGTGCCCAGGCGGACATCGTGCTGGCCCCCGACAAGACGTCGCTCACGGTGAAGGCCAACACCGAGGACCGGGTGCAGACGGCCAAGGAAGTGCTCCTGGCCAAGCTCGCCAAGCGCGGCATCTCCCTCTTGGCGTTGGAGTACGAGCCCATCGAGAAGACGGGCCTGTCCAACTGCAAGCAGCTCATCAAGCTGCAGCAGGGCATCCCCGTGGAGAAGTCCAAGGAGCTGGTGAAGCTGCTCAAGGACGCCAAGCTCAAGGTGCAGGGCTCCATCCAGGCGGACCAGCTCCGGGTGACGGGCAAGAACAAGGATGACCTCCAGGAGGCCATCGCCCTGTTCCGCCGCGAGGCGGATCGGCTGAAGCTGGACATGCAGTTCACCAATTTCCGGGACTGA